In one Spirosoma rigui genomic region, the following are encoded:
- the bcp gene encoding thioredoxin-dependent thiol peroxidase, with translation MRLAIGDPAPDFSSTDQHGQPVTLSAFRGKKVVLYFYPKDDTPGCTAQACSLRDNHAHMQAAGYEVLGVSTDDQKSHQKFATKYDLPFTLVTDTDTKIVDAYGVWQEKSMYGRKFMGTIRTTFVIDENGIITNIIGKVDTKNHADQILN, from the coding sequence ATGCGCTTAGCCATCGGCGACCCCGCCCCCGATTTCAGCAGCACCGACCAGCACGGCCAGCCCGTGACCCTGTCGGCCTTCCGGGGCAAAAAAGTGGTGCTGTATTTTTACCCCAAAGATGATACGCCGGGCTGCACCGCCCAGGCCTGCAGTCTGCGCGATAACCATGCCCACATGCAGGCCGCGGGCTATGAAGTGCTGGGTGTCAGCACCGACGATCAGAAATCCCACCAGAAATTTGCCACGAAATACGACCTGCCCTTTACGCTCGTTACCGACACCGACACGAAAATCGTTGACGCCTACGGAGTATGGCAGGAAAAGTCGATGTATGGCCGCAAATTTATGGGCACCATTCGGACTACGTTCGTCATCGACGAAAATGGTATCATTACCAACATCATCGGCAAAGTGGATACCAAAAACCACGCCGATCAGATCTTAAACTAG